A genomic window from Gallus gallus isolate bGalGal1 chromosome 33, bGalGal1.mat.broiler.GRCg7b, whole genome shotgun sequence includes:
- the LOC121108010 gene encoding olfactory receptor 14A16-like — protein MPNSSSISEFLLLALADTRQLQLLHFWLLLGIYLAALLGNGLISTAVACDHRLHTPMYFFLLNLALLDLGCISTTLPKAMANALWDTRVISYAGCAAQVFFFVFFLSAEYCLLTIMSYDRYVAICKPLHYGTLLGSRACATMAAAAWGIGFFNSLLHTASTFSLPLCQGNAVDQFFCEIPHILKLSCSKSFKSYLREVGFLLFSVCLALVFFVFIVVSYVQIFRAVLRMPSEQGRHKAFSTCLPHLAVVSLFLSTGSFAQMKPFSNSSPFLDLMVSFLYSVLPPTLNPIIYSMRNKEVKNALSKVLQNMHYFSFNKVCICLT, from the coding sequence atgcccaacagcagctccatcagcgagttcctcctcctggcgttggcagacacgcggcagctgcagctcctgcacttctggctcttgctgggcatctacctggctgccctcctgggcaacggcctcatcagcacagccgtagcctgcgaccaccgcctgcacacccccatgtacttcttcctcctcaacctcgccctcctcgacctgggctgcatctccaccactctccccaaagccatggccaacgCCCTCTGGGACACCAGGGTCATCTCctatgcaggatgtgctgcacaggtcttcttctttgtcttcttcctctcagcagaatattgccttctcaccatcatgtcctatgaccgctacgttgccatctgcaagcccctgcactacgggaccctgctgggcagcagagcttgtgccaccatggcagcagctgcctggggcattGGATTCTTTAATTCACTGCTTCACACTGCCagtacattttccctgcctctctgccaaggcaatgctgtggatcagttcttctgtgaaatcccccacatcctcaagctctcctgctcaaaatccTTCAAATCCTACCTCAGGGAAGTTGGGTTTCTCCTTTTTAGTGTCTGTTTAGCCTTAgtgttttttgtcttcattgttgtgtcctatgtgcagatcttcagggctgtgctgaggatgccctctgagcagggacggcacaaagccttctccacgtgcctccctcacctggccgtggtctccctgtttctcagcactggctCTTTTGCCCAAATGAAGCCCTTCTCCAACTCCTCCCCATTCCTGGATCTGatggtgtcatttctgtattctgttctCCCTCCAACGCTGAACCCTAtaatctacagcatgaggaacaaggagGTCAAGAATGCCCTCAGCAAAGTGTTGCAAAATATGCACTATTTCAGCTTCAATAAAGTGTGCATCTGCCTCACATGA